The following proteins come from a genomic window of Dreissena polymorpha isolate Duluth1 chromosome 1, UMN_Dpol_1.0, whole genome shotgun sequence:
- the LOC127855648 gene encoding dynein light chain Tctex-type 5-B-like isoform X1, translating into MATSTSGAALSANEKLTLQALKDHDKVHPKLSATPVPPTLKDSSKRGPGSKVSSTSRRSHASGDQSSSRSDRTGKPPRINFFKFVVATRAWHRIAKNSSIAKSSEKLQPVVRYENTYKTDPEKGQYFAPGKVEEMLKDTMEKKLKCVKYSPEKCRLITTELTAEIKSKVKALEFPRYKIVCNVVMTENKRQGLEIASRCVWNHSTDNFASYTYRNATLIAMANVYGVYFE; encoded by the exons ATGGCAACATCGACTTCAGGTGCCGCTCTTTCAGCGAATGAGAAGCTTACCTTACAGGCGCTGAAGGACCACGACAAAGTGCATCCAAAACTTTCTGCAACGCCTGTGCCACCGACCCTCAAAGAC AGTTCTAAAAGAGGACCC GGCTCCAAGGTATCATCGACCTCAAGACGCAGTCATGCCAGCGGTGACCAATCGTCTTCCCGCTCAGACCGCACCGGAAAGCCTCCAAGAATCAACTTCTTCAAATTCGTCGTGGCCACGCGTGCCTGGCATCGTATCGCAAAGAACAGCAGCATCGCCAAGAGCAGCGAGAAACTTCAACCAGTCGTCAGGTACGAAAATACGTACAAAACTGACCCAGAAAAGGGTCAGTATTTTGCGCCGGGAAAAGTCGAAGAGATGCTGAAAGATACGATGGAAAAGAAACTCAAGTGCGTAAAATACAGTCCTGAAAAATGTCGTCTGATTACAACGGAACTGACTGCGGAAATCAAGAGCAAGGTGAAGGCCTTGGAGTTCCCGCGATACAAGATCGTGTGCAATGTTGTGATGACGGAGAACAAGCGCCAGGGTCTTGAGATAGCTAGCAGGTGCGTATGGAATCATAGCACGGACAACTTTGCCTCGTACACATACAGGAACGCTACCCTGATAGCTATGGCGAATGTCTATGGAGTCTACTTTGAGTAA
- the LOC127855648 gene encoding dynein light chain Tctex-type 5-B-like isoform X2, with protein MATSTSGAALSANEKLTLQALKDHDKVHPKLSATPVPPTLKDGSKVSSTSRRSHASGDQSSSRSDRTGKPPRINFFKFVVATRAWHRIAKNSSIAKSSEKLQPVVRYENTYKTDPEKGQYFAPGKVEEMLKDTMEKKLKCVKYSPEKCRLITTELTAEIKSKVKALEFPRYKIVCNVVMTENKRQGLEIASRCVWNHSTDNFASYTYRNATLIAMANVYGVYFE; from the exons ATGGCAACATCGACTTCAGGTGCCGCTCTTTCAGCGAATGAGAAGCTTACCTTACAGGCGCTGAAGGACCACGACAAAGTGCATCCAAAACTTTCTGCAACGCCTGTGCCACCGACCCTCAAAGAC GGCTCCAAGGTATCATCGACCTCAAGACGCAGTCATGCCAGCGGTGACCAATCGTCTTCCCGCTCAGACCGCACCGGAAAGCCTCCAAGAATCAACTTCTTCAAATTCGTCGTGGCCACGCGTGCCTGGCATCGTATCGCAAAGAACAGCAGCATCGCCAAGAGCAGCGAGAAACTTCAACCAGTCGTCAGGTACGAAAATACGTACAAAACTGACCCAGAAAAGGGTCAGTATTTTGCGCCGGGAAAAGTCGAAGAGATGCTGAAAGATACGATGGAAAAGAAACTCAAGTGCGTAAAATACAGTCCTGAAAAATGTCGTCTGATTACAACGGAACTGACTGCGGAAATCAAGAGCAAGGTGAAGGCCTTGGAGTTCCCGCGATACAAGATCGTGTGCAATGTTGTGATGACGGAGAACAAGCGCCAGGGTCTTGAGATAGCTAGCAGGTGCGTATGGAATCATAGCACGGACAACTTTGCCTCGTACACATACAGGAACGCTACCCTGATAGCTATGGCGAATGTCTATGGAGTCTACTTTGAGTAA